One genomic window of Methanosarcina acetivorans C2A includes the following:
- a CDS encoding class I SAM-dependent methyltransferase — protein sequence MNFTDIIEFAEKPQIYAEGNAVMWTDDHISKKLLDVHLNPDIDLASRRRTSIKSTADWILNSVNLERMNILDLGCGPGLYAELLAERGHKVTGVDFSKNSIEYARSEAIKKNLDIKYVNLNYLELREENKYDLVMMVFTDFGVLVPEARKKLLHNVYRALKPGGTFIFDVLSDKDIEMKVTEKSWEVVDHGFWKDRPHLILSDSFYYPKHKVILYQHIVIDNSDNFNVYRFWTHFFKSEDLKKLLKQEGFEKIECYDNVLPDIDIWNGNNVIFCKTTKK from the coding sequence ATGAATTTTACAGATATTATTGAGTTTGCAGAAAAACCGCAAATCTATGCGGAAGGGAATGCTGTTATGTGGACGGATGACCACATTTCAAAGAAATTGTTGGATGTTCACCTGAACCCGGATATCGACCTTGCAAGCCGGAGAAGAACGAGTATAAAGAGCACTGCGGACTGGATTTTAAATTCAGTCAATCTGGAAAGAATGAACATTCTTGATCTGGGATGCGGACCCGGATTGTATGCTGAACTCCTGGCAGAAAGGGGACATAAAGTAACAGGTGTCGATTTCTCTAAGAATTCAATCGAATATGCCAGAAGCGAAGCCATAAAGAAAAATCTGGATATAAAATACGTAAACCTGAATTACCTCGAATTGCGTGAAGAAAATAAATATGATCTCGTAATGATGGTTTTTACTGACTTTGGCGTCCTAGTACCAGAGGCAAGAAAGAAGTTGTTGCATAACGTTTACCGGGCTTTAAAACCTGGCGGAACTTTCATTTTTGATGTTTTGAGCGATAAAGACATTGAAATGAAAGTTACTGAGAAATCCTGGGAAGTGGTAGACCATGGCTTCTGGAAAGACAGACCACACCTGATTCTTTCAGACTCCTTTTACTATCCGAAACACAAAGTGATATTGTACCAGCACATCGTAATCGATAATTCTGACAATTTCAATGTATATCGTTTTTGGACTCACTTTTTTAAGTCTGAAGACCTGAAGAAACTGCTGAAACAGGAAGGCTTTGAAAAAATCGAGTGCTATGATAATGTCTTACCGGATATCGATATCTGGAATGGAAATAACGTTATCTTTTGCAAAACAACTAAAAAGTAA
- a CDS encoding sugar phosphate isomerase/epimerase family protein, whose amino-acid sequence MQLHRISFSSRAVVEDPFKWAYNLEDHGYTGWEIVQEGSQCLSSKTVQNLKNIYETTNLELTLHLPFSDMNLAGLNDSIRAEVLRQMKNYLTLASNYVNLAVVHPGYLSPYGVQVPDQAYMTNLASIRELCDFAADFGIIVAVENMPDFPKIFGKYPDEMQEMLDAVGSHNVGFTFDVGHANTVRLIDEFLDQLKDRISHVHIHDNMGKKDEHLPLGEGNIDWKHVMEKLSNYKGIFVTEMASVEGGIKSLEFLRKL is encoded by the coding sequence ATGCAGCTGCATAGAATCAGTTTTTCGTCGCGTGCGGTCGTTGAAGATCCTTTTAAGTGGGCGTACAACCTCGAAGACCACGGGTATACGGGCTGGGAGATCGTACAGGAAGGGTCCCAGTGCCTGAGCAGCAAGACCGTTCAGAACCTGAAGAATATTTATGAAACCACCAATCTGGAACTGACTCTGCACTTGCCTTTTTCTGATATGAACCTCGCAGGCCTGAATGACTCAATCCGTGCAGAAGTCCTCAGGCAGATGAAGAATTATCTCACCCTTGCCTCGAATTATGTCAACCTTGCTGTGGTACATCCCGGATATCTCTCTCCTTATGGGGTGCAGGTGCCAGATCAAGCCTACATGACAAACCTTGCTTCCATCCGGGAATTATGCGACTTTGCTGCAGATTTCGGGATCATTGTAGCTGTTGAGAATATGCCCGATTTCCCGAAGATCTTTGGCAAATACCCTGACGAAATGCAGGAAATGCTCGATGCCGTCGGGAGCCACAACGTGGGTTTCACCTTCGATGTAGGGCATGCCAACACTGTTAGGCTTATAGACGAGTTTCTGGACCAGCTGAAAGACAGAATTTCCCATGTGCATATTCATGATAACATGGGCAAAAAAGATGAACATCTCCCCCTCGGGGAGGGTAATATAGATTGGAAGCACGTTATGGAGAAGCTCTCAAACTATAAGGGAATCTTTGTTACCGAAATGGCTTCCGTTGAAGGAGGGATCAAAAGCCTTGAATTCTTAAGAAAACTGTGA